The Psychrobacillus sp. FSL K6-4046 DNA window AGATAGCAGTCATAATGTTCGTCATAAACATACTCGTGTTTTTTAAAGAAGTCTTCTTTTGTCATTGGTCGTTTGTACGGAAGTGCAGGAAGGACATGATTCTCTAAAAGGAAATTCGCAATAGCTGGTGTCTTGTAGGCTGCATCAGCGGCAACAACGACTGGGCGTCCCACCCGGTCGATGACCTTCTGAACCAGTGGTTCAAGCATATGGCTGTCGTGAACATTTCCAGGTGTGACAATGTTTGCAAGCACAAAACCCTTCTCGTCTGTTGCAGCATGAAAAGAATAGGCGAACTGCTTTGTCCGTTCATCTTTTACGTAGTAACCACTTTCAGGATCTGTTGTCGATTCCTTAATCTCCTTGTACTCTTCCTTTTCAAACTTTTCAGGTGGGAATGGTTTCTTCCCATGCTTTTCCCGGTCGAGGTTGAGCTCCTCCTGGAGCCTCTTTTCATAAGCCCGCGTCTCTTTACGAACAACCTTCTTCTCAAACTTTCTCTTATTCGCACTAGCTTTCACATGGGTCGAATCAATAAAGACATGATCCGGGCTTAGGAGCCCACGATCTGCGACCTCCTTTAATACTCTGTAGAAAATCTGCTCAAATAGATCTGTGTCTGCAAAACGACGGACATAGTTTTTCCCGAAAGTTGAGAAATGGGGAACCTCGGTATGGAAACCAAAGCCTAGAAACCATCGGTATGCCATGTTGGTTTCAATCTCTTTAATGGTTTGGCGCATGGACCGTATACCAAAGGTATATTGGATAAAAGTCATCTTGATAAGTACCACTGGGTCGATACTAGGTCTCCCTATTGTCGAATAAAGATTTTCAACCAATGGATAGATAAAGGAAAAATCAATTGCCTCATCTAACTTACGAACAAGGTGGTCTTGTGGTACCAACTGTTCAATAGTCAAGATTTCTAATTGTTCGCGTTCATTGGTTTGATTTTTCGTCATCATATCCATCACCTCATTCATTTTTTAGAAGGCCCCGTTGATTGGAGCGAAGAACGGCGACTCCAGCGGGAACAGCGCGAGCTGAAGACCCTGGACTGAGCGCAGCGAGGGAAGCGGCTGAAGCCGTGCCCGCGGAAAGCGTCCGTTCGTAGCGGAAATCAACTCTTCCTCGCGTTACTTCTATTTTAAAAGAAAAAAGACTGTAGGCAAACTCCAAAATTTTTGGAGTTTGTCTACAGTCTGAAACCTGAAGCCGTTTAGGCTTCAGGTTTTTTATATG harbors:
- a CDS encoding IS1182 family transposase encodes the protein MMTKNQTNEREQLEILTIEQLVPQDHLVRKLDEAIDFSFIYPLVENLYSTIGRPSIDPVVLIKMTFIQYTFGIRSMRQTIKEIETNMAYRWFLGFGFHTEVPHFSTFGKNYVRRFADTDLFEQIFYRVLKEVADRGLLSPDHVFIDSTHVKASANKRKFEKKVVRKETRAYEKRLQEELNLDREKHGKKPFPPEKFEKEEYKEIKESTTDPESGYYVKDERTKQFAYSFHAATDEKGFVLANIVTPGNVHDSHMLEPLVQKVIDRVGRPVVVAADAAYKTPAIANFLLENHVLPALPYKRPMTKEDFFKKHEYVYDEHYDCYLCPEGQVLNYRTTTKEGYRQYASTPSICATCPVIDQCTQSKNKQKMIQRHIWQDYLDVAEDLRHNYEMKEIYGKRKETIERVFADAKEKHGMRWTTLKGLKKLSMQAMLTFAALNLKKLASWTWKMPKMA